A portion of the Acidisarcina polymorpha genome contains these proteins:
- the lpxD gene encoding UDP-3-O-(3-hydroxymyristoyl)glucosamine N-acyltransferase: MKLGELALALGAECDGAVDEEITGVAGIEEAVPGQLTFIANKKYVGYARTTKASAILVSPDFPPLTIPTLRIRNPYHAFARAVGLFYQPPTYPPGIHPTAVIDPTSLIGKDPHIGAYAVIGAGVVLGDHATLLPHVVLYPKTVIGSNFFAHAHSVVRENCRLGDRVVLQNGVIVGGDGFGFAKGEDGAWYKIPQSGPVLIGDDVEIQSNACVDRASVGETRIANGAKIDNLVQVGHGSSVGTNTLLCAQVGLAGSSQIGDNVILAGQVGVAGHCHVGDGVVATAQSGIPNDVPAGQIVSGYPAIENRQWLRAVAYFQRLPELFREVKRQGRKEKEIRNHADQG; the protein is encoded by the coding sequence ATGAAGTTGGGTGAGTTAGCACTTGCGCTGGGCGCAGAATGCGATGGGGCTGTCGACGAAGAGATCACGGGCGTCGCCGGCATCGAAGAGGCAGTCCCTGGACAGTTGACTTTTATTGCCAATAAGAAATACGTGGGATACGCCAGAACCACAAAGGCATCGGCGATCCTGGTTAGCCCCGATTTTCCGCCTCTGACCATCCCGACGCTGCGCATTCGAAATCCTTATCACGCCTTCGCTCGTGCCGTCGGTCTGTTCTACCAACCGCCAACTTATCCCCCGGGTATCCACCCCACGGCGGTCATCGATCCTACGTCACTGATTGGGAAAGATCCCCACATTGGCGCCTATGCCGTTATCGGCGCGGGAGTGGTTCTCGGTGATCATGCCACTCTGCTGCCCCACGTAGTCCTCTATCCTAAGACCGTCATTGGTAGCAACTTCTTCGCCCACGCCCACTCTGTCGTTCGCGAAAACTGCCGTCTCGGTGACCGGGTGGTCCTCCAGAATGGCGTGATAGTTGGCGGGGATGGCTTCGGTTTCGCCAAAGGAGAGGATGGCGCATGGTACAAAATTCCGCAGTCCGGACCTGTCCTTATTGGAGATGATGTTGAGATCCAGTCGAATGCGTGCGTCGATCGCGCTAGCGTTGGCGAGACACGTATTGCGAATGGAGCCAAAATTGACAATCTGGTTCAGGTAGGCCATGGCTCTTCGGTTGGCACTAACACGCTGCTCTGCGCTCAGGTCGGTCTCGCCGGATCCTCTCAGATAGGCGACAATGTCATCTTGGCCGGTCAGGTTGGCGTCGCCGGACATTGTCATGTGGGTGATGGGGTCGTGGCCACTGCACAATCCGGAATTCCGAACGATGTGCCCGCCGGACAAATAGTCAGCGGCTATCCCGCCATCGAGAATCGCCAATGGTTACGCGCGGTCGCTTATTTTCAGCGCCTGCCAGAACTTTTTCGCGAGGTCAAACGTCAGGGCAGGAAGGAAAAAGAGATACGAAATCATGCTGACCAGGGATAG
- a CDS encoding DUF6982 domain-containing protein, with the protein MPSGRKKAIVRKLSRDWLSGYLPASNFAHNGQMELLDLTGKVTTLQLDAIKWVCFVRDFNSGEPGNPERLLRKNFAARPRNEGVSLRLRLKDGDILEGLAANDLTLLDSPGVLLTPPDIRSNTQKIFVPRSTITDLSILAVIVNSSRRKRFELPHQEDLFTAPEEPAE; encoded by the coding sequence ATGCCCTCTGGCCGAAAGAAAGCGATCGTTCGCAAACTCAGTCGAGATTGGCTGTCGGGATATCTGCCGGCCTCCAACTTCGCCCACAACGGGCAGATGGAACTGCTCGATCTGACGGGCAAAGTCACGACCCTGCAGTTAGATGCGATAAAGTGGGTGTGTTTTGTGCGCGATTTTAATTCCGGGGAGCCAGGCAATCCTGAGCGGCTTTTGCGCAAGAATTTCGCCGCACGCCCTCGAAACGAAGGAGTTTCTCTCCGTCTCCGCTTGAAAGACGGCGACATCCTTGAGGGCCTGGCCGCCAACGACCTCACGTTGCTCGACTCGCCCGGAGTTTTGCTGACGCCTCCCGACATTCGCTCCAATACTCAGAAAATCTTTGTACCGCGGTCAACCATCACCGATCTGTCGATCCTCGCGGTCATCGTCAACTCTTCCCGGCGGAAACGCTTCGAGCTTCCCCATCAGGAAGACCTCTTTACCGCGCCGGAAGAACCGGCTGAGTGA